A window of the Streptomyces sp. JB150 genome harbors these coding sequences:
- a CDS encoding GH1 family beta-glucosidase, whose protein sequence is MSESTAPHALDLAAFPADFTWGTATSAYQIEGAVAEDGRAPSIWDTFSHTPGKVDNDDHGDIACDHYHRWPEDIALMKELGTNGYRMSVAWPRVVPAGDGPVNPAGLDFYDRLVDALLAAGITPSVTLYHWDLPQALQDRGGWTRRDTAEHLAAYASAVAGRLGDRVTQWATLNEPLCSGWIGHLEGRMAPGLTDLTAAVHASYHLLLAHGLAVQAVRAAAPGARIGLVTNHSTVEPASARPEDAAAAVRLDGHTNRWWLDPVYGRGFPADMRELYGVELPERPGDLEVMATPTDWHGLNYYFPAVVADDPDGPVPYAREIKVPGVPRSGMDWPVDAAGLEGMLLRLTEDYGVRRVLVTENGSAYPDTVAADGTVHDPERIRYLEDHLAACARALRKGVPLAGYYAWSLLDNFEWAYGYDKRFGLVHVDYATQKRTVKSSGRRYAEIIRAHREAVS, encoded by the coding sequence GTGTCCGAATCCACAGCCCCGCACGCCCTCGACCTGGCGGCGTTCCCCGCCGACTTCACCTGGGGCACCGCGACATCCGCGTACCAGATCGAGGGCGCGGTGGCCGAGGACGGCCGCGCCCCGTCCATCTGGGACACCTTCAGCCACACCCCCGGCAAGGTGGACAACGACGACCACGGCGACATCGCCTGCGACCACTACCACCGCTGGCCCGAGGACATCGCCCTGATGAAGGAACTGGGCACCAACGGCTACCGGATGTCCGTGGCCTGGCCCCGGGTCGTGCCCGCGGGCGACGGCCCCGTCAACCCGGCGGGCCTCGACTTCTACGACCGGCTCGTCGACGCCCTGCTCGCCGCCGGCATCACCCCGTCCGTCACCCTCTACCACTGGGACCTGCCCCAGGCCCTCCAGGACCGCGGCGGCTGGACCCGGCGCGACACCGCCGAGCACCTCGCCGCCTACGCCTCCGCCGTCGCCGGCCGGCTCGGCGACCGGGTCACCCAGTGGGCCACGCTCAACGAGCCGCTGTGCTCCGGCTGGATCGGCCACCTGGAGGGCCGGATGGCGCCCGGCCTGACCGACCTCACCGCAGCCGTCCACGCCTCCTACCACCTGCTCCTCGCGCACGGCCTGGCCGTCCAGGCGGTCCGCGCCGCCGCCCCCGGCGCACGGATCGGCCTGGTCACCAACCACTCCACCGTCGAACCGGCCTCCGCCCGCCCCGAGGACGCGGCCGCGGCCGTCCGCCTCGACGGCCACACCAACCGCTGGTGGCTCGACCCGGTCTACGGCCGCGGCTTCCCCGCCGACATGCGCGAGCTGTACGGCGTCGAGCTGCCCGAGCGCCCCGGTGACCTGGAGGTGATGGCGACCCCGACCGACTGGCACGGCCTCAACTACTACTTCCCGGCGGTCGTCGCCGACGACCCCGACGGGCCCGTGCCTTACGCCCGTGAGATCAAGGTGCCCGGCGTGCCGCGCTCCGGCATGGACTGGCCGGTCGACGCGGCGGGCCTGGAGGGCATGCTGCTGCGGCTGACCGAGGACTACGGCGTGCGCCGCGTCCTCGTCACCGAGAACGGCTCCGCCTACCCGGACACCGTCGCCGCCGACGGCACGGTCCACGACCCCGAGCGCATCCGCTACCTGGAGGACCACCTCGCCGCCTGCGCCCGCGCCCTGCGCAAGGGCGTCCCGCTGGCCGGGTACTACGCCTGGTCGCTGCTGGACAACTTCGAGTGGGCGTACGGCTACGACAAGCGGTTCGGCCTGGTGCACGTCGACTACGCGACGCAGAAGCGCACCGTCAAGAGCAGCGGCCGCCGCTACGCGGAGATCATCCGCGCCCACCGCGAGGCCGTGTCCTGA
- a CDS encoding discoidin domain-containing protein, with translation MPSAARRATAGALVSTLLGTLLSLVPAATAHADPVLLSQGKPATASSTEAPAFAASAAVDGNLTSTRWSSQWSDNQWFQVDLGRSAQISRTVLTWEAAYGKAYDIQLSDNGTDWRTVRSVTAGDGGTDDLTVSGTGRYVRLQGISRATGYGYSLWEFQVYGTTGDTPQLPGGGDLGPNVHVIDPSTPDIQGKLDAVFKQQESAQFGSGRHAFLFKPGTYHNLNAQIGFYTQIAGLGLKPDDTLINGDITVDAGWFNGNATQNFWRGAENLAVNPVNGTNRWAVSQASSFRRMHVKGGLNLAPNGYGWASGGYIADSKIDGQVGNYSQQQWYTRDSSIGGWSNSVWNQVFSGVEGAPANSFPEPRYTTLANTPISREKPFLYLDGNEYKVFAPAKRTNARGTTWASGTPQGQSIPLSRFYVVKPGATATTINQALAQGLHLLFTPGVYHVDRTIEITRPDTIVLGLGLATLIPDNGVTAMRVADVDGVRLAGFLIDAGPVNSPTLLEVGPQNASADHSANPTTVQDVYLRIGGAGAGKATTSMVVNSDDTIIDHTWVWRADHGDGVGWETNRADYGVRVNGDDVLATGLFVEHFNKYDVEWYGERGRTIFFQNEKAYDAPNQAAIQNGTTKGYAAYRVDDSVNTHEGWGMGSYCYYNVDPTIRQDHGFKAPVKPGVRFHSLLTVSLGGNGHFDHVINDVGAPTQGTETIPSTVVSFP, from the coding sequence ATGCCTTCAGCAGCCAGACGCGCCACTGCCGGCGCCCTGGTCTCGACCCTGCTCGGCACACTGCTCTCGCTCGTCCCGGCCGCCACCGCCCACGCCGACCCCGTCCTCCTCTCCCAGGGCAAGCCGGCCACGGCCTCCTCCACCGAGGCACCGGCCTTCGCCGCGTCCGCCGCGGTGGACGGGAACCTGACGAGCACCCGCTGGTCGAGCCAGTGGAGCGACAACCAGTGGTTCCAGGTCGACCTCGGCCGCAGCGCCCAGATCAGTCGCACCGTGCTGACCTGGGAAGCGGCCTACGGCAAGGCCTACGACATCCAGCTGTCGGACAACGGCACCGACTGGCGCACCGTCAGGTCCGTGACGGCCGGCGACGGCGGCACCGACGACCTCACGGTCTCCGGCACCGGCCGCTACGTCCGCCTCCAGGGCATCTCCCGCGCCACCGGCTACGGCTACTCCCTGTGGGAGTTCCAGGTCTACGGCACGACCGGCGACACCCCCCAGCTGCCGGGCGGCGGCGACCTCGGCCCCAACGTGCACGTCATCGACCCGTCCACGCCGGACATCCAGGGCAAGCTCGACGCGGTCTTCAAGCAGCAGGAGTCCGCGCAGTTCGGCAGCGGCCGGCACGCGTTCCTCTTCAAGCCGGGCACCTACCACAACCTCAACGCCCAGATCGGCTTCTACACCCAGATCGCGGGCCTCGGCCTGAAGCCCGACGACACCCTCATCAACGGGGACATCACCGTCGACGCGGGCTGGTTCAACGGCAACGCCACCCAGAACTTCTGGCGCGGCGCGGAGAACCTGGCGGTCAACCCGGTCAACGGCACCAACCGGTGGGCGGTCTCCCAGGCCTCCTCCTTCCGCCGGATGCACGTCAAGGGCGGCCTCAACCTCGCCCCGAACGGCTACGGCTGGGCCAGCGGCGGCTACATCGCCGACTCGAAGATCGACGGGCAGGTCGGCAACTACTCGCAGCAGCAGTGGTACACGCGCGACAGCTCCATCGGCGGCTGGTCCAACTCCGTGTGGAACCAGGTCTTCTCCGGTGTGGAGGGTGCCCCGGCGAACAGCTTCCCCGAGCCGCGCTACACCACCCTGGCGAACACCCCGATCTCCCGCGAGAAGCCGTTCCTCTACCTCGACGGCAACGAGTACAAGGTGTTCGCCCCCGCCAAGCGGACCAACGCCCGCGGCACCACCTGGGCGAGCGGCACCCCGCAGGGCCAGTCCATCCCGCTGAGCCGCTTCTACGTCGTCAAGCCCGGCGCCACCGCGACCACCATCAACCAGGCGCTCGCGCAGGGCCTGCACCTGCTGTTCACGCCCGGCGTCTACCACGTCGACCGGACGATCGAGATCACCCGGCCCGACACCATCGTGCTCGGCCTGGGCCTTGCCACCCTCATCCCGGACAACGGCGTGACCGCCATGCGGGTCGCCGACGTGGACGGCGTACGCCTCGCGGGCTTCCTCATCGACGCCGGGCCGGTCAACTCGCCGACCTTGCTGGAAGTCGGCCCGCAGAACGCCTCCGCCGACCACTCCGCCAACCCCACCACCGTCCAGGACGTGTACCTCCGCATCGGCGGCGCGGGCGCCGGCAAGGCCACCACCAGCATGGTCGTCAACAGCGACGACACCATCATCGACCACACCTGGGTGTGGCGCGCCGACCACGGCGACGGCGTCGGCTGGGAGACCAATCGCGCCGACTACGGCGTCCGCGTCAACGGCGACGACGTGCTGGCCACCGGCCTGTTCGTCGAGCACTTCAACAAGTACGACGTGGAGTGGTACGGCGAGCGCGGCCGCACCATCTTCTTCCAGAACGAGAAGGCGTACGACGCGCCCAACCAGGCCGCCATCCAGAACGGCACCACCAAGGGTTACGCGGCCTACCGGGTCGACGACTCGGTGAACACCCACGAGGGCTGGGGCATGGGCAGCTACTGCTACTACAACGTCGACCCGACGATCCGTCAGGACCACGGCTTCAAGGCCCCGGTGAAGCCCGGCGTGAGGTTCCACAGCCTGCTCACCGTCTCCCTCGGCGGCAACGGCCACTTCGACCACGTCATCAACGACGTCGGCGCCCCCACCCAGGGCACCGAGACCATCCCCTCGACCGTCGTCTCCTTCCCCTGA